The following DNA comes from Frankia casuarinae.
ACCGAGCAGCTCGTCTCTTGGGGCGTGCTGTCTCCGGAGCAGGGCGCGGACGCCGCGGCGACCGACGTCTAGCCTCGCTCCGGTATCGCGGTACCGGTACCGCGATACCGGTACCACAATCCGCCGGCTCGCATCCGCGCCACCCGCGGCACACGTATCCGGGGAAGGACCCGGTACGTCGCCTGGGCGACGTACCGGGAACGCCGATCCCGGTTCCCTCCCGGCAACCGGGCAACCCCGGTGGACCGCCGCTACGACGGCTGGCCGGGAATTGAATCCACCGCCGATCCCCGTCCGGTCGACTCGGCCGGGGTGGCCAGGCCCTTTCCCTCGACCAGACTCGCGAGCAGCCCGTTGACAAACGCCGGCGACCGGTGGGTGGAGAGGTTCTTCGCCAGTTCCACGGCTTCGTCGATGGCGACCCGATCCGGGACGTCGGGACGCCAGAGCAGTTCCAGCACGGCAATCCGCAGAATGTTGCGGTCGACCGGCGGCATCCGCTCCAACGTCCAACCCTCGGCGTACCGGGCGATCCGCTCGTCGATCTCCCCGCGGCGCTCGACGACCCCCTCGACCAGCTCGACGGCGTATTCCGACACCGGTGGATCGGACTGGGCCAGCCGGGCAGCGAGGATCTCCGGCACGGCGCTCGCGCGCACGTCCGCTTCGTAGAGGATGTCCAGCGCCCGTTTACGGGCTTTGGACCTGGCGCTCAGCTCGTCACCCGGCCCAGGTACCGGCCGTCACGCGTGTCGACCTTGACCTTTTCCCCACTGGTGATGAACAGCGGCACGTTGATGGTGGCGCCCGTCTCCAGGGTGGCCGGCTTCGTCCCGCCGGTCGAGCGATCGCCCTGCACCCCCGGGTCGGTCTGCGAAATGGTCAGCTCGACGCTGGCCGGCAGTTCGACATAGAGCGGGGCGCCGTCATGTAGCGCGACGGTGGCCACGGTGTTTTCCAGCATGTAGTCGGCCGTCCCACCGACGACATCCGGCGGGATCGGGATCTGATCGTAGGACTCGCTGTCCATGAAGACGAAATCGGCACCGTCCCGGTAGAGGTAGGTCATCTCGCGGCGGTCGACGGTCGCGACGTCAACCTTGACCCCGGCGTTGAAGGTGCGGTCGACGACCTTCCCGGTGAGCACGTTCTTCAGGGTCGTGCGGACGAACGCCCCACCCTTACCCGGCTTGACGTGCTGGAAGCCGACGACGTTCCACAACACCCCGTCGATGTCGAGCGTCATGCCGTTCTTCAGGTCGTTGGTGGTCGCCACTGCGCGCGTTCTCCGTTTCCATCGCCGTACGCCGACGGCGGGTGTGGTCGTTCCCCGGACCCTCGTGCGAGGACCGCGGTGCTCTCTCCCCAGGCCATCCCCAGGCTCCCCAGGCCATCCCCAGGCCGCTTCCATCCTCAGGCCGCTTCCGGACCCCGCCACCGGGCGAACGCACCGGGCGCGGACACCGGGCGCGGACGTGGCGGCGATCCTACAAACCGCCGCGACGAGTCTACCGACCCTCGGCGACAGTGGTGAACGCCGCGATCAGCAGGCCAGCGTCCGGATTGTCCAGGATGACGGTGCGGCCCTGCGCCTCGAGGCCGACGAAACGCATCCGCCGTCCCCGCGCCTTCTTGTCGACCCGCATCGCGTCGAGCAGCGCCGCCCACCGGTCGTCCCGGTAGGTCACCGGCAGGCCGATGCGGGTCAGCAGCTCACGGTGCCGGTCGGCGGTGGCGTCGTCGAGGCCGACGACGAGCCGGGACAGCTCCGCCGCGAACACCATGCCCACCGAGATCGCCGCGCCGTGCCGCCAGCTGAAGTGCTCGACCTTCTCGATGGCATGACCGAGGGTGTGACCATAGTTGAGGATCTCCCGCCGGCCGTCCTCCCGCGGATCGCCGGAGACCACCTCGGCCTTGACCCGGATGGACCGCTCGATCAGCTCGGGCAGATGCGCGGCGCCGGTCGGATCGGCGTCGAGCAGATCGAGGATCGCCGCGTCGGCGATGAAACCGGTCTTGACGACCTCGGCGAGCCCGGCGCGTACCTCGACGGCCGGCAGAGACTCCAGCGCCGCCAGATCGCACAGCACGCCGAGCGGCTGGTGGAAGGCCCCGACCAGGTTCTTGCCCGCGTCGATGTCGATGCCGGTCTTCCCGCCGACCGCCGCGTCGACCATGCCGAGCACGGTGGTCGGCACCTGGACGACGTCCACCCCGCGCAGCCAGCTCGCGGCGACGAACCCGGCCAGGTCTGTCACGGTGCCGCCGCCGAGGCCGATCACCATGTCGTCCCGGGTGAAGCCGATCCGGCCGAGCACGTCCCAGCAGAAGCCGGCGATCCGCAGCTGCTTGGCCTCCTCGCCGTCGGGCACCTCGATGGCGTGCGCCTCCACGCCCGCGTTCTCCCGCAGGTCGGCGACGACGGCGTCCGCGGTGGCCCGCAACGCCCCGGGATGGATCACCGCGGCGCGGGTCCGCCCGACGACGGTCTCGGCGAGCTCGCCGAGCAGGCCCACCCCGAGCACGACGTCGTAGGGACGCCCGCCGCCCGGCCGTACCGGGATCCGCACGATGTCGGAGGCCTTCACCTGCATACTCACCGTTTGCCCCCCGCGGCGTCCGCCGCCTCGTCCGGTTCGCTGCCCCCCGCGGCGTCCGCCGCCTCGTCCGGTTCGCTGCCCCCCGCGGCGTCCGCCGCCTCGTCCGGTTCGCTGCCCCCCGCGAGCAGCGGGCCCAGGGCCGCCGCCAGCAGGTCGGTCACCTCGTCCGGCTCGTGCCCCGCGGTGTCGATGACCACCGTCGCCACCTCGGCGTAGAGCGGCCGGCGCGCCCTGAGCAGGGCGGCGAGCCGCGTGCGGGGCCCCTCGACCAGCAGTGGACGGTCCCGGGCGAGGCCCACCCGCCGCACCGCGTCGGAAACTCCCACCTCAAGATAGACGACCCGGTGCCCGGCCAGCAGGGTCCGGTTCTCGGCGTCGAGCACCGCTCCCCCGCCAAGGGCCAGGACCCCCCGGTGATCCGCGAGCGCGGCCGCCACCGCCCGGCGCTCGGCCAGCCGGAAGTACTCCTCACCATGATCGAGAAAGATGTCCGCGACGGTGGTGCCGAGCGCCGCCTCGATGTCGGCGTCGGTGTCGCGGAAACCCACCCCCCACCGCCGCGCCAGCTGGGTGCCCACCGTCGTCTTCCCCGCTCCGGGCGCTCCGACCAGCACCACCATCGGCCCCGTCCAGGCCATCGGCCCCGTCCACGCGTCCGTCGCCGGCTCCCCCACGATGATCCTCTGTCTTCGCCGCCTGCCGATTCCCGCCGCCGATCAGCGGATGACCAGGGACTTCAGGTACCCCTCGTAATTACGCCGGGTCTCCTCCACCGAGTCCCCCCCGAACTTCTCCAGCGCCGCGTCGGCGAGCACGAGGGCGACCATCGCCTCCGTCACCACCCCGGCCGCGGGCACCGCGCACACGTCGGACCGCTGGTTGATCGCGACCGCCGCCTCGCCGGTGGACACGTCCACCGTGGACAACGGCCTGGTCAGCGAGGAGATCGGCTTCATCGCCACCCGCACGCGCAACGGCTCGCCCGTGGTCATGCCGCCCTCGACCCCGCCGGCCCGGTCAGTCGCCCGCCGCACCCGCCGGCTGCCGGCACCGGCCGGCTCGATCTCGTCGTGCGCCCCGGAACCCCGCCGCCGCGCGGTGGTGAAACCGTCCCCGAACTCGACGCCCTTGATCGCCTGAATGCCCATCAGCTCGCCCGCGATCCGGGCGTCGATGCGCCGGTCGCCGTGCACGTAGCTGCCGAGCCCGGGCGGGCAGCCGTACGCCAGCACCTCGACGATGCCGCCGAGGGTGTCCGCGTCGGCGTGGGCCACGTCGATCTCGGCGACCATCCGCACGCTGGTCGCCTGGTCGGCACAGCGGACCGGGTCCGCGTCCACCGCCGCCAGCGACGTCGGGGCGGGCACCCCCGGGGGCACCTCGACCGCGCCGATCGCGACGACATGCGAGATCACCTCGATGCCGTAGGCCTGCCGCAGCAGTGCCTTGGCCGCGGTGCCGAGCGCGACCCGCGCGGCGGTCTCCCGGGCGCTGGCGCGCTCCAGCACGGGCCGGGCGTCGTCGAACCCGTACTTCTGCATGCCGGCGAGATCGGCGTGGCCGGGCCGGGGCCGGGTCAGCGGGGCTGCGCGGCCCAGGCCCGCCAGCGCCGCCGGATCGACCGGGTCGGGCGACATGACCCGCTCCCACTTGGGCCACTCGGTGTTGCGGACGACCACGCTGACCGGGCCGCCGAGGGTGACGCCGTGGCGGACTCCACCGAGCAGCTCGACCTCGTCACGCTCGAAGCTCATCCGCGCGCCGCGACCGTGCCCGAGCCGGCGGCGGGCCAGCTCGGCGGAGATGTCGGAACTGGTCATCCGGATCCCGGCGGGCAGCCCCTCGACCGTCGCCACCAGGGCGGGACCATGGGACTCCCCCGCCGTCAGCCAACGCACCATGACCCCAGTCTTTCACGCTCACCGCCCCTGTCACGACCGCGCTCAGGCAGGACAACCGGAATCAAACGGAACTATCAGTATCAAGTAGGACAAACGAGATCAGCCGGCGCGACCGAGGACGGCGAGCAGCGTCCCGGCGAGCAGAAAGGGACCGTAGGCGATGCGGTCATGCCGGCCGACCCGGCCCGCCACGAGCAGCGCGCTCGCCCAGAGCCCCCCGAGGACGATGCCGGCGAACAGCCCGAACACCACACTCGGCCAGCCGAGCCAGCCCAGCGCACCGCCCAGCAGGCCGGACACCTTGACGTCCCCGCGCCCGAGCCCCGCCCTCGGCAGGCAATGCACCCCCAGGAAGATCACCCAGACGGCAGCCGCGGCCATCCCGGCGCGCAGCAGACGGCCGGGCTCGCCGGTGAGCAGCGCGGCGAGGCCGAACAGCCCGGCGAGCACCGGATAGGACGGCAGTACCAGATGGTCGGGCAGGCGGTGCACCCGAAGATCGATCACGGCCAGCCAGACCCCGACGACCGCCAGATACACATAGGCCGGCAACCAGCTCGGATGATCGTGCAGGGCGACGGTCACGGCCGCGGCGACCAGCACCGTCACGGCACCGAGCGCCGCCGCCCCGGGCGCCTCCCGGTGCGGGGCCTGCCCGGGCAGCGCCGGCACGCCGGCCACGATCCGGCGACCGAACGGCAGGGCGGCGAGCGCAGGAAGGGCGATCAACGTGCTGAGCGCGCCGCCCGGCACCACTCCCGGCACCGCTATCCGCCGGCAGGTCCACCGCGGCCGCGGGGACCGCTCCCCGCGAGACCGTGGCCGCCCGGCACGCCGACCTCCACCGCCGGGGGCCTGTTCCCCCGCGTCCGCTCGTCCAGCGCGGCCTGACCCGCGGCCAGCAGAACGCTGGTGGGAACCACCTGCCCGGTGAAGTGCTCGACCTGCCCCACGGCCTGGGCGGCGAGGATCTCCAGGCCACCTGCGACCCGGGCACCGGCCCGGTAGGCCGCGGCGGCCAGCGCCGTGGGCCAGGGATGATAGAGCAGTTCTACGAGCTGGCAGGCTGGCGGCCACGGTCCGGTGGCGAGCCCGTCGGTCGCGCCGGCGGGCGTGGTGGAGATGACCAGATCCGGACCGGCAGGCAGGCCCGCGGCCAGCAGCTCCCAGGGCAGCGCGGTGACCTCGACGCCCAGCCGCGACCCGATCTCCGCCACCTCCGCCACGGCGGCGGGCCGGCGGGCGACGACGCCGAGGCGGGTGCAGCCCGCCGCGGCGACCGCCGCGACCGCGGCGCGGGCCGTGCCACCGGCACCGAGTACGAGCGGCTGGCCTGGGACCGCGCCGCGCATCACCCGGCGCAGCGCCATGCCGATGCCGTCCACGTCGGTGTTGTAGCCACGCAACCGGCCGGCGGGCCCGACGACGACCGTGTTGACGGCGCCGATGACCGCCGCCGTCGCGTCCACCTCGTCGAGCAGGTCGAGCGCGACGGTCTTGAGCGGCATGGTCAGGGACAGCCCGACCCAGCCCGGATCCGTGCGGACCCGGGTGAGCATCGCGGCGAGCCCGGTCTCGTCGCAGTGCACGGCGGTGTACGTCACCGCGAGACCGAGCTTGGCGTAGGCGGCGGCATGCAGCAGCGGGGAGAGCGAATGGTCCACCGGTGCCCCGAGCACGGCGGCGCGGGTGGGGCCCGACGGCGGCGCGGTGGCCGCGACGGTCGCCGGCGGTTCCATGGGCCGACGACGGCACTCAGGGGGCCGACGGCGGGCCGGGGTAGTGCCGGCGGGAACGATCTCCGGCACTACCGGGCCCTCCTCATGCTTGCGGGCCTCATGCTCGCGGCTTCCCTCGCACTACTCACGACCTCCTTCACGCCGGTACTGGGCCTCTGCCTGCTCCCACTCCCGCTCCGTGGTGGCGAAGACCGTCACCTTGCTCTGCGGCATGGAGACGAAATAGAACCACGATCCGTCGGCCGGTTCCAGTGCCGACCGCAGCGCCCAGACGCCGGGGTTGGAGATTGCGCCCGGCGGCAACCCTTTCACGGCCCGCGTGTTGTACGGGTTGTTCTGGGCGAGTTGTTCCTTGGTCAACGGCCCCTCGTACCCGTCCGTGGCGTAGCGGGTGGTCGAGTCCATGTCGAGCCGGCCAAATCTTCCCGATGTGTCCCTGAGCCGATTGTAGATCACCCGGGCCACCTTCGGACCCTCGTCGCGGTTGGCCACCTCCTTCTCGATGATCGAGGCGATGGTGACGATGTCCTTCGGCGGGACCCCGAGCGCGGCGGCCCTGCCCTCCAGATCGATCGCCGCGGTCTCCCGCTTGAAGCGGTCGACGAAGGAACGCAGCAACTGCTCGGGCGTGGCCCCGGGCACGAGGTCGTAGGTAGACGGGAAGAGATAGCCTTCCAGCAGGTTCGGCGGCGCGTAGGACGGCAGGCCCAGCTGGGCGGGGTTCTTCGCGATCGCCTCCAGGTCCGCCATCGACGTGCCCGGGAGGCGTTCATGCAGTGCTGTGAGGACCTCACGGACGGTCATGCCCTCTTTGATGACGAACTTGAACGGCGCGGACGAGGCAGGGTCGAGCAGGGCCTCGAGCGCCGCGGCGGCGCTCATCCTGGTGTGCAGACGGTAGGTGCCCGGCTGGATGCCCAGCGACTTCGGATTCGCGGTGGCGGCCTTGACGAACGCGGCGACACTCGCGGTCACGTTCGCGTCGTGCAGCTCCCCGGCGATCTCCCGGGTACTCGCCCCGGCCGGGATCTGGACCATCGCGATGCCCTCGCCGGAGCCGGAGTAGTCGGCGGGCTCGCCAGCCGAGATGTGCCCGACGACCTTCCCCACCCCGTAGATCCCCAGTCCCAGCAGGGCGGCGACCACGACAAGCACCGCGATGAGCTTCGGCAGCGCGCGACCGCGCCGGCCGCCGTCGGGACCGGGCTCGTCCCAGCCGCCGCCGTCGTCCCAGGCGCGGTGGTCCCAGTCGACCCCGGCACGGTCGTCCGGGTACTGATCATCGGCGTAGTGTTCATCCGAGTAACGATCACCGCGCTGGCGGGCCCGACGGCGACGCGAGTAGGGGTCCTCGTCGAGCATCTCGTCGAGGTCGCCGCCGGTCACCTCTCGTCCGACGGCGGGACAACACCGTCCGGAGCCCGGGGGCCGTCTCTCGGAGCCCGGACCACGCCGTCCGGACCCGCGGCCGGGGCGGCACACCCGATCACGCCGGGCGCGGCGCTCCCCCGGCGGCTGTCCAGGTCGTGCTGCAGGATCTGCACGGCTGCCTCCTGATCCACGAGACTCCGGCGGGCACGCGAACGAACGCCACGCTCGGCCATCCTGCGATGAGCCGCAACCGTGGTGAGCCGCTCGTCCACAAAACGCACGGGGACGGGTGCGATCCGCTCGGCGAGTACCTCGGCGTACTGCCGCACCAGCCGGACCGCCCGGCCTTCCTGCCCGGACATCTGTCTGGGCAGGCCGACCACGACCTCTACAGCCTGCCGCTCCCGGACGATGAGGACGAGCTGATCTATGTCCGCATTACCCCGTCTGTCCCTGGCCAGGGTAGTCACCGGAACCGCGAGCACGCCGCCCGGGTCGCTCGCGGCGACCCCGACCCGCACCGAGCCGACATCGACCCCGATCCGCACCCCGGGCCGAGAATCCCCGGGCCGAGAATCCCCGGGCCGAGAATCCCCGGGCCGGGAGCCCGAGCCGCTCACCGCGAGGCGTGCTCGGCCACCAGCCCCCGCAGCCTGGCGAACACCGCCGGCACCAGCTGTGGGTTCCCCCCGCCGCCCTGGGCCACGTCCGGCTTGCCGCCACCCTTGCCACCCAGGCTCGCCCAGGACTGCCGCACCAGGTCACCGGCGCGCAGCCCCCGGCCGCGCGCGGCGTCGTCGGTCACCACGACGATCGACGACCCGTCGGCCTTGGCCACGGCGACGACGGCGGGCCGCCCCGCCAGCCGCCCACGCACGTCCAGCGCCAGCAGCCGCACGTCGTCGGGGGCGGTGCCGGCGGGCACCTCGGCGGTGACCACGGCGACGCCAGCCACCTCCTCGGCACCCTCGGCCAGCGCCCCGGCCCCGGCGAGTACCGCGGCGGCCCGCAGTCGTTCCAGCTCCCGCTCGGCGTCGCGCAGCCGGCCGACGATGTCGGTGACCCGGTCCACCAGCTCATCCGGACGGGCCTTCAGCGCGGTGGACAGCTGCGACACCAGGAGATGCTCGCGCGCCAGGTAGCGGAAGGCGTCGAGGCCGACCAGCCCCTCGACTCGGCGGGTGCCCGCGGAGATCGACGCCTCCGACAGCAGCTTCACCGCGCCGAGCTGCGCGGAGCTCGCGACGTGCGTGCCACCGCACAGCTCGCGGGCGTAGTCGCCCACGTCGACGACCCGCACGGCGTCGCCGTACTTCTCGCCGAACAGCGCCATCGCGCCGAGCCGGCGGGCCTCCTCCTGCGTGGTTACGAAAGCCCGCACCGGCAGGTCACGCAGGGCAACCTCGTTGATCTCGTCCTCGACGTCGGCGAGCACCGACGGCGGCACCGCGCCGAGGGCGTGGAAGTCGAACCGCAGCCGGCCCGGGGAGTTCAGCGAACCGGCCTGGGTCGCGCCCTCGCCCAGCGCGCGACGGAACGCGGTGTGCACGAGATGGGTGGCGGTGTGCGACCGGGACACCGCGCGGCGACGATCGGCATCCACCTCCGCGAACACCTCCACGCCGAGCCGCAGCTCGCCGCCGAGCACCCGCACCCGGTGCAGGACCAGGTCGGGCACGGGCCGCTGGACGTCGAGCACCTCGACCTCGCCGCCGTCGAAACGCAGCCGACCGAGGTCGGGCTCCTGGCCGCCGCTCTCGGCGTAGAAGGGGGTCGCGTCGAGCACGACCCCGACCTCGGTGTCCTCCCCCGCCGCCGCCAGCCCCGCGCCGTCGGCGATGCCGACGAGGCCCACCACGCCGGAGGTCCGGCTGAGCTCCTCGTACCCGGTGAAGGTCGTCGGGCCGGAACGGGCCAGGATCGGCCGGAACGCGGACAGGTCGACGTTGCCGATCCGCCGCGCGGCCCGGTCCGCCTTCGCGGCCTGCCGCTGGCGGTCCATCAGCCGGCGGAAACCCGCCTCGTCAACGGAAAGGCCCGCCTCAGCGGCCATCTCCAGTGTCAGGTCGATCGGGAAGCCGTAGGTGTCGTGCAGCTTGAAGGCCGCCTCGCCGCCCAGCGTGGTCGAGCCCAGGGATCGGGCCTGGCGCGCCGCGGTGTCGAAGATCGTGGTACCGGTGCGCAGCGTCTCGGCGAACGCCTGCTCCTCCGCGACGGCGACCCCGGTGATCGTCTCGGCATTGTCGAGCAGTTCGGGGTAGATCGTCCCCATCGCCGACCCGACGACCGCGAACAGCTCGCTCATCACCGGCTCGTGGGCACCGAGCAACCGGGCGTTACGGATCGCCCGGCGCAGCATGCGGCGCAGCACGTAGCCGCGCCCCTCGTTGGAGGGGACGACGCCGTCGGAGATCAGCATCGCGGCGGTGCGGGTGTGGTCGGCGATCACTCGCAACCGCACGTCATCGGCGGGGTCCGCGCCGTAGCGCCGCCCGGTCAGCCGGCCGGCGGCGTCGAGCACCGGCCGGGAGATGTCGATCTCGTAGAGGTTGTCGACACCCTGGAGGATGGTCGCCATCCGCTCCAGGCCCATCCCGGTGTCGATGTTGCGGGCCGGCAACTCACGCTCGATCGGATAGTCGTACCCGGCGCCCTCGCCCCGCTCGTACTGCATGAAGACGAGGTTCCAGACCTCGAGGTAGCGCTCCTCGTCCGCGATCGGACCGCCCTCACGGCCATAGGCGCAGCCGCGGTCGAAGTAGATCTCGCTGCACGGCCCGCACGGCCCGGGCACGCCCATCGACCAGAAGTTGTCCTCCTTGCCGCGGCGCTGGATGCGCTCGGCGGGCAGCAGCTTGCGCCAGATCCCCTCGGCCTCGTCGTCGTCGAGGTAGACCGTCGCCCACAGGTCGTCGGCCTTGAAGCCGAACCCTTCGGTGAGCAGCTCGAAGGCGAACGGGATCGCCTCGGCCTTGAAATAGTCGCCGAACGAGAAGTTGCCGCACATCTGGAAGAAGGAGGCGTGCCGCGCGGTGTGCCCGACATTCTCGATGTCGACCGTCCGGACACATTTCTGCACGCTGGCCGCCCGCGGCCACGGCGCCGGGAGATCCCCGAGAAAATAGGGCTTGAAAGGCACCATGCCGGCGTTGACCAGCAGCAACGTCGGATCCTGGGCCACCAGTGAGGCGCTCGGGACGACGGTGTGCCCGCGCCGGGCGAAGTGGTTGAGAAAGCGGCTACGGATCTCGGCCGTGTCCATCGGGTTCACGTCGTCCAGACTCGTGGGAAGAGGTTCGACATCCCGGGGTGGCGTGCTGTGGTCGGGCGCGCCTTCCGGGCTGCGGTGAGGGCGGGTGCCCCCGGCCCGCGGGCAAGGGAGTCCTCAGGGCCGCCGGGCGCCGGGGACGAGCCGCATCGTGCGTTCGGCGTCGTCGAGGTCAGCGGGGTAACGCGGCGCGCCGGAGCCGGCGACCCGCGCCGCGGTGTCCCGGGGCGGGGCAGCCCCGACCGCGTCGCCTCGATCCGCTTCGTCCGGATCACCGTCGAGGCCGAGCGCGACACGGATCTCCTCCTCCCGCTCGGCCGCGGCCTCGCGCACGTCCGCGAGGAACTCCTGTACCGACTGTACGAGAGAGCCGGCCAGACTCGTCGGTGTCAGGGAGGCTGCGGCCTTAGCCACCTGGCGCACCACCACGACGCCGGCCGCCGCCCCGAAAGCGAGATAGAAGATCCTCGACATCTACCGGCCTCCCCGACGCCCGCCCGCCGCGCCGGCGGCCGTGGACACCGACGGGGTCTTCTCGCCCGCGGGCTGCGGGCCGCCGCGCCCGGCCGGCCGCCGCGCCGCCTTCTCGGCCTTCATCTGGGCC
Coding sequences within:
- the nusB gene encoding transcription antitermination factor NusB; its protein translation is MRASAVPEILAARLAQSDPPVSEYAVELVEGVVERRGEIDERIARYAEGWTLERMPPVDRNILRIAVLELLWRPDVPDRVAIDEAVELAKNLSTHRSPAFVNGLLASLVEGKGLATPAESTGRGSAVDSIPGQPS
- the efp gene encoding elongation factor P, encoding MATTNDLKNGMTLDIDGVLWNVVGFQHVKPGKGGAFVRTTLKNVLTGKVVDRTFNAGVKVDVATVDRREMTYLYRDGADFVFMDSESYDQIPIPPDVVGGTADYMLENTVATVALHDGAPLYVELPASVELTISQTDPGVQGDRSTGGTKPATLETGATINVPLFITSGEKVKVDTRDGRYLGRVTS
- the aroB gene encoding 3-dehydroquinate synthase, giving the protein MQVKASDIVRIPVRPGGGRPYDVVLGVGLLGELAETVVGRTRAAVIHPGALRATADAVVADLRENAGVEAHAIEVPDGEEAKQLRIAGFCWDVLGRIGFTRDDMVIGLGGGTVTDLAGFVAASWLRGVDVVQVPTTVLGMVDAAVGGKTGIDIDAGKNLVGAFHQPLGVLCDLAALESLPAVEVRAGLAEVVKTGFIADAAILDLLDADPTGAAHLPELIERSIRVKAEVVSGDPREDGRREILNYGHTLGHAIEKVEHFSWRHGAAISVGMVFAAELSRLVVGLDDATADRHRELLTRIGLPVTYRDDRWAALLDAMRVDKKARGRRMRFVGLEAQGRTVILDNPDAGLLIAAFTTVAEGR
- a CDS encoding shikimate kinase — protein: MGEPATDAWTGPMAWTGPMVVLVGAPGAGKTTVGTQLARRWGVGFRDTDADIEAALGTTVADIFLDHGEEYFRLAERRAVAAALADHRGVLALGGGAVLDAENRTLLAGHRVVYLEVGVSDAVRRVGLARDRPLLVEGPRTRLAALLRARRPLYAEVATVVIDTAGHEPDEVTDLLAAALGPLLAGGSEPDEAADAAGGSEPDEAADAAGGSEPDEAADAAGGKR
- the aroC gene encoding chorismate synthase yields the protein MVRWLTAGESHGPALVATVEGLPAGIRMTSSDISAELARRRLGHGRGARMSFERDEVELLGGVRHGVTLGGPVSVVVRNTEWPKWERVMSPDPVDPAALAGLGRAAPLTRPRPGHADLAGMQKYGFDDARPVLERASARETAARVALGTAAKALLRQAYGIEVISHVVAIGAVEVPPGVPAPTSLAAVDADPVRCADQATSVRMVAEIDVAHADADTLGGIVEVLAYGCPPGLGSYVHGDRRIDARIAGELMGIQAIKGVEFGDGFTTARRRGSGAHDEIEPAGAGSRRVRRATDRAGGVEGGMTTGEPLRVRVAMKPISSLTRPLSTVDVSTGEAAVAINQRSDVCAVPAAGVVTEAMVALVLADAALEKFGGDSVEETRRNYEGYLKSLVIR
- a CDS encoding prepilin peptidase encodes the protein MPGVVPGGALSTLIALPALAALPFGRRIVAGVPALPGQAPHREAPGAAALGAVTVLVAAAVTVALHDHPSWLPAYVYLAVVGVWLAVIDLRVHRLPDHLVLPSYPVLAGLFGLAALLTGEPGRLLRAGMAAAAVWVIFLGVHCLPRAGLGRGDVKVSGLLGGALGWLGWPSVVFGLFAGIVLGGLWASALLVAGRVGRHDRIAYGPFLLAGTLLAVLGRAG
- a CDS encoding shikimate dehydrogenase: MEPPATVAATAPPSGPTRAAVLGAPVDHSLSPLLHAAAYAKLGLAVTYTAVHCDETGLAAMLTRVRTDPGWVGLSLTMPLKTVALDLLDEVDATAAVIGAVNTVVVGPAGRLRGYNTDVDGIGMALRRVMRGAVPGQPLVLGAGGTARAAVAAVAAAGCTRLGVVARRPAAVAEVAEIGSRLGVEVTALPWELLAAGLPAGPDLVISTTPAGATDGLATGPWPPACQLVELLYHPWPTALAAAAYRAGARVAGGLEILAAQAVGQVEHFTGQVVPTSVLLAAGQAALDERTRGNRPPAVEVGVPGGHGLAGSGPRGRGGPAGG
- the mltG gene encoding endolytic transglycosylase MltG, with the protein product MLDEDPYSRRRRARQRGDRYSDEHYADDQYPDDRAGVDWDHRAWDDGGGWDEPGPDGGRRGRALPKLIAVLVVVAALLGLGIYGVGKVVGHISAGEPADYSGSGEGIAMVQIPAGASTREIAGELHDANVTASVAAFVKAATANPKSLGIQPGTYRLHTRMSAAAALEALLDPASSAPFKFVIKEGMTVREVLTALHERLPGTSMADLEAIAKNPAQLGLPSYAPPNLLEGYLFPSTYDLVPGATPEQLLRSFVDRFKRETAAIDLEGRAAALGVPPKDIVTIASIIEKEVANRDEGPKVARVIYNRLRDTSGRFGRLDMDSTTRYATDGYEGPLTKEQLAQNNPYNTRAVKGLPPGAISNPGVWALRSALEPADGSWFYFVSMPQSKVTVFATTEREWEQAEAQYRREGGRE
- the ruvX gene encoding Holliday junction resolvase RuvX, whose amino-acid sequence is MSGSGSRPGDSRPGDSRPGDSRPGVRIGVDVGSVRVGVAASDPGGVLAVPVTTLARDRRGNADIDQLVLIVRERQAVEVVVGLPRQMSGQEGRAVRLVRQYAEVLAERIAPVPVRFVDERLTTVAAHRRMAERGVRSRARRSLVDQEAAVQILQHDLDSRRGSAAPGVIGCAAPAAGPDGVVRAPRDGPRAPDGVVPPSDER
- the alaS gene encoding alanine--tRNA ligase, coding for MDTAEIRSRFLNHFARRGHTVVPSASLVAQDPTLLLVNAGMVPFKPYFLGDLPAPWPRAASVQKCVRTVDIENVGHTARHASFFQMCGNFSFGDYFKAEAIPFAFELLTEGFGFKADDLWATVYLDDDEAEGIWRKLLPAERIQRRGKEDNFWSMGVPGPCGPCSEIYFDRGCAYGREGGPIADEERYLEVWNLVFMQYERGEGAGYDYPIERELPARNIDTGMGLERMATILQGVDNLYEIDISRPVLDAAGRLTGRRYGADPADDVRLRVIADHTRTAAMLISDGVVPSNEGRGYVLRRMLRRAIRNARLLGAHEPVMSELFAVVGSAMGTIYPELLDNAETITGVAVAEEQAFAETLRTGTTIFDTAARQARSLGSTTLGGEAAFKLHDTYGFPIDLTLEMAAEAGLSVDEAGFRRLMDRQRQAAKADRAARRIGNVDLSAFRPILARSGPTTFTGYEELSRTSGVVGLVGIADGAGLAAAGEDTEVGVVLDATPFYAESGGQEPDLGRLRFDGGEVEVLDVQRPVPDLVLHRVRVLGGELRLGVEVFAEVDADRRRAVSRSHTATHLVHTAFRRALGEGATQAGSLNSPGRLRFDFHALGAVPPSVLADVEDEINEVALRDLPVRAFVTTQEEARRLGAMALFGEKYGDAVRVVDVGDYARELCGGTHVASSAQLGAVKLLSEASISAGTRRVEGLVGLDAFRYLAREHLLVSQLSTALKARPDELVDRVTDIVGRLRDAERELERLRAAAVLAGAGALAEGAEEVAGVAVVTAEVPAGTAPDDVRLLALDVRGRLAGRPAVVAVAKADGSSIVVVTDDAARGRGLRAGDLVRQSWASLGGKGGGKPDVAQGGGGNPQLVPAVFARLRGLVAEHASR